Proteins encoded by one window of Campylobacter concisus:
- a CDS encoding lysophospholipid acyltransferase family protein, with protein MSLKILRTGSFFFFFAIICISGDLLLVPVVLLGLNKFKFIQNLCRDLVRISWEFFIKVAKNCGRLDYKFELSELNGGSNLVIANHPSLLDVVFLVSKFKRINCIVKGELGKNIFLFAAIRACNYILNTNNEEFLQKSVDVLKSGENLLIFPEGTRTKDKIIFHKAAAYIGVKGAKNIVCIGINMHPRSLRKNEPWYKTSDEKIKYYFKEIKNFDVDMFLKDRPSPVRARAMHDEISKIYKEEFGERAS; from the coding sequence ATGAGCCTTAAAATTTTAAGAACCGGATCTTTCTTTTTCTTTTTTGCGATCATTTGCATAAGCGGAGATTTGTTACTTGTGCCAGTGGTACTTTTGGGGCTAAATAAATTTAAATTTATACAAAATTTATGCCGTGATCTAGTTAGAATTTCTTGGGAATTTTTTATAAAAGTTGCTAAAAATTGTGGGCGTTTGGACTATAAATTTGAGCTTAGCGAGCTAAATGGCGGATCAAATTTAGTCATAGCAAACCACCCCTCGCTTCTTGATGTGGTCTTTTTAGTTTCAAAATTTAAAAGAATAAACTGCATCGTAAAGGGCGAGCTTGGCAAAAATATATTTTTATTTGCTGCAATTAGGGCGTGCAACTATATACTAAACACAAATAACGAGGAATTTTTACAAAAAAGCGTAGATGTTTTAAAAAGCGGTGAAAATTTATTAATTTTCCCAGAGGGCACACGTACGAAAGATAAAATTATTTTTCATAAGGCAGCAGCTTATATAGGTGTAAAAGGCGCTAAAAATATTGTTTGTATCGGTATCAATATGCATCCAAGAAGCCTTAGAAAAAATGAACCATGGTATAAAACGTCAGATGAAAAGATAAAATATTATTTTAAAGAGATAAAAAATTTTGATGTTGATATGTTTTTAAAAGATAGGCCAAGCCCCGTGAGGGCCAGGGCAATGCATGATGAGATAAGTAAAATTTATAAGGAGGAATTTGGTGAAAGAGCTAGTTAA
- a CDS encoding phosphopantetheine-binding protein, giving the protein MKELVNEIKELIITSLNLEDMKPSDIDENAPLFNDGLGLDSVDALELGLAVQKKYGLVLDSKSANLKEIFFSVSSLAKYIYENRK; this is encoded by the coding sequence GTGAAAGAGCTAGTTAATGAGATAAAAGAGTTGATCATCACAAGCTTAAATTTAGAGGATATGAAGCCAAGCGATATTGATGAGAATGCGCCACTTTTTAATGATGGTCTTGGGCTTGATAGCGTCGATGCTTTAGAGCTTGGACTTGCGGTGCAGAAAAAATATGGCCTCGTGCTTGACTCAAAGAGCGCAAATCTAAAAGAGATATTTTTTAGCGTATCTTCTCTTGCAAAATACATTTACGAAAATAGGAAATAA
- a CDS encoding acyl carrier protein: protein MSEKEIFEILKKALIDLFEIDESKIKPETRIYEDLQIDSIDAIDMIDYIKRQTGHRLMPEDFKNVKTLDDIVKAVAKKFEA, encoded by the coding sequence ATGAGTGAAAAAGAAATTTTTGAAATTTTAAAGAAAGCCTTGATTGATCTTTTTGAGATAGATGAGAGCAAGATAAAGCCAGAGACTAGGATATATGAGGATTTGCAGATTGATAGCATCGACGCTATTGATATGATTGATTACATCAAACGTCAAACCGGACATAGGCTGATGCCAGAGGATTTTAAAAACGTAAAAACGCTTGATGATATCGTAAAAGCTGTAGCAAAGAAATTTGAAGCATAA
- a CDS encoding DNA gyrase subunit B — protein MLFFWQENATLIFGVLCVLWGLRAYFESGKKRQVCLLASLFFAICAIFRSVNLALLYPSIVSLGFLAVFFYSLKDEAVITKIARLKEKSIDEKVVSYTRGLTKIWCLFFVFNAVFAFVLSCFENKFYWSIYCSFVSYILMGFLFFGEILYRKVFILKRKNGV, from the coding sequence GTGCTATTTTTTTGGCAAGAAAACGCCACTTTGATATTTGGTGTTTTATGTGTGCTTTGGGGGCTTAGAGCCTATTTTGAAAGTGGCAAGAAAAGGCAGGTTTGCTTATTGGCTAGCTTGTTTTTTGCTATTTGTGCTATTTTTAGAAGTGTAAATCTAGCACTTTTATATCCAAGTATCGTAAGCCTTGGCTTTTTGGCGGTCTTTTTTTACAGCTTAAAGGATGAGGCCGTTATAACCAAAATCGCTAGATTAAAAGAGAAAAGCATAGATGAAAAGGTCGTTAGTTACACAAGAGGGCTAACAAAAATTTGGTGCCTATTTTTTGTATTTAATGCGGTTTTTGCATTTGTTTTATCGTGCTTTGAAAATAAATTTTATTGGAGCATTTACTGCTCCTTTGTCTCTTATATTTTGATGGGATTTTTGTTTTTTGGAGAAATTTTATATCGTAAAGTTTTTATTTTAAAGAGGAAAAATGGAGTTTGA
- a CDS encoding AMP-binding protein, giving the protein MEFENNLKEFKFVDIDKNLYSQVGIFGANLKEYGVSEIEIYLSETFDFCVAFFGALAVGIRPILLAKPIFSSDKFNINDENFKNFLAPARNMEPKFNLNSTFFLQTSGSTGKSKNIPKRLGAMIEEGLFLKEELGFNESDTFFSSVSHQHMFGLTFKVFLPIISGAKAVSKELNYPEAIFELELENLSFITSPVLLQTLISSPRAAEISGLKNIICAGSALKSELRASIAKLSSARIIDIYGSTETGVVARNLGDELLLFSKVKAGLSEDEALNVSSPWCEFFQTSDWAQIDGSRLTLKGRIDRIVKLNDKRVNLISIENKMFESGLLKDCYCDTHPKFKRLAALLELGEEGVKLFRNSGKKCVVARLNELLRPEFKNSVRYFKIVSSLCKNTQGKFLKANFKELLEKSEEPSWDKSSENGVYKFKTKLSPALGIFTEHFPNLPLLPGFVQLDFVFKFARELGANIGDQCVVENLKFLKFVRPNDELCIEISQKDEKIYFEIFCNGTRSAAGRIKLGL; this is encoded by the coding sequence ATGGAGTTTGAAAATAATCTAAAAGAGTTTAAATTTGTTGATATTGATAAAAATTTATACTCACAAGTTGGTATTTTTGGGGCAAATTTAAAAGAGTATGGCGTGAGTGAGATAGAGATCTATCTAAGTGAAACTTTTGACTTTTGTGTCGCCTTTTTTGGAGCACTTGCAGTTGGTATTAGGCCGATTTTGCTTGCAAAGCCCATTTTTAGTAGTGATAAATTTAATATCAATGATGAAAATTTCAAGAATTTTTTAGCTCCAGCCAGAAATATGGAGCCAAAATTTAATCTAAATTCTACTTTTTTTCTTCAAACTTCAGGCTCAACTGGAAAGAGTAAAAATATACCAAAAAGACTTGGTGCGATGATAGAAGAAGGGCTATTTTTGAAAGAAGAACTTGGATTTAATGAAAGTGATACATTTTTTTCAAGCGTTTCGCATCAGCATATGTTTGGCCTTACTTTTAAGGTATTTTTACCCATCATCTCTGGTGCAAAGGCCGTTAGCAAGGAGCTAAATTACCCAGAGGCGATCTTTGAGCTAGAGCTTGAAAATTTAAGTTTCATAACAAGCCCAGTTTTGCTTCAAACGCTAATTTCTAGCCCAAGAGCAGCTGAAATTTCAGGGCTAAAAAACATCATCTGCGCCGGCTCAGCCCTAAAGAGTGAGCTAAGAGCTAGCATAGCAAAACTAAGCAGTGCGCGTATCATCGACATCTACGGCAGCACTGAAACTGGTGTAGTAGCTAGAAATTTAGGCGATGAACTTTTGCTTTTTAGCAAGGTAAAGGCAGGTCTTAGCGAGGATGAGGCACTAAACGTGAGCTCACCATGGTGTGAGTTTTTCCAAACTAGCGACTGGGCGCAGATAGATGGTAGCAGGCTCACGCTAAAAGGTAGGATCGATAGGATAGTAAAGCTAAATGATAAAAGGGTCAATCTAATAAGTATCGAAAATAAGATGTTTGAAAGTGGTCTTTTAAAAGACTGTTACTGTGATACGCATCCAAAATTTAAGCGTCTGGCCGCACTTTTAGAACTTGGTGAAGAGGGCGTGAAGCTCTTTAGAAATAGTGGTAAAAAGTGCGTTGTAGCAAGGCTAAATGAGCTTTTAAGGCCTGAGTTTAAAAATAGTGTTAGGTATTTTAAAATCGTTAGCTCGCTTTGCAAAAACACTCAAGGGAAATTTCTAAAAGCAAATTTTAAAGAGCTTTTAGAAAAGAGTGAAGAGCCTAGCTGGGATAAAAGTAGCGAAAATGGCGTCTATAAATTTAAAACAAAGCTTAGCCCAGCACTTGGCATTTTTACCGAACATTTTCCAAATTTACCGCTGCTACCTGGCTTTGTGCAGCTTGATTTTGTATTTAAATTTGCAAGAGAGCTTGGCGCAAATATAGGCGATCAGTGCGTGGTGGAGAATCTGAAATTTTTAAAATTTGTAAGGCCAAATGACGAGCTTTGTATAGAAATTTCGCAAAAAGATGAGAAAATTTATTTTGAGATATTTTGCAACGGCACTAGAAGTGCTGCTGGTAGGATAAAGCTGGGATTATGA
- a CDS encoding glycosyltransferase family 2 protein, with protein sequence MKTLFLIPFYNHPEKIKALCEALTSYDLPILIVDDGSNETSKKALQNLSEFGVEILTRAQNGGKGAALKDGFRHALQNGYTHAFQIDADFQHDISEVAEFLELSKKYPHDMIMADPIYGEDAPKSRFYGRKITNFWVKVNTLSTDIKDAMCGFRIYPLKELESAISQSKSNRMEFDMEILVNAVRAGVGLRWIPLKVRYEKGGISHFKMLKDNVLISLMHAKYFFSLVPFLLSKVFRGQKYVWWQKGERSNEFFLRVSLFLTKNLPIFLIKPIVMIVVCFYYIFSKIERKNIREFLQNVEKFSGKKPATGVFRNFYEFGIAICDKFRIWQNGVLENELDIDELMWIKEEFEASKRGRILLTSHLGNVEICKTLSLRSPSFRMIILVYSKGNENFYKILEQISKGQIRLISVENLDAAAMLELKEAVESGVNIGIMGDRTPVNGDKFVEVSFLGKMAKFNYGPYLLAGILGVKMSTLWCVKNGDKFSIELSDIADEIKLGRDRKAGVMPYVQIYVRQLEDHACKNPSQWFNFFDFWR encoded by the coding sequence ATGAAGACACTCTTTCTCATACCATTTTATAACCATCCAGAAAAGATCAAAGCCCTTTGTGAGGCGCTTACTAGCTATGATCTACCTATTTTAATAGTTGATGATGGCTCAAACGAGACTTCAAAAAAAGCTTTGCAAAATTTGAGCGAATTTGGTGTAGAAATTTTGACAAGAGCACAAAATGGCGGTAAGGGGGCTGCACTAAAAGATGGCTTTAGACATGCCTTGCAAAATGGCTACACGCATGCATTTCAGATCGACGCTGACTTTCAGCACGACATAAGCGAGGTTGCGGAGTTTTTGGAGCTTAGCAAAAAGTATCCACATGATATGATAATGGCTGATCCAATTTATGGCGAGGATGCACCAAAGTCGAGGTTTTATGGTAGAAAGATCACAAATTTTTGGGTCAAGGTAAATACATTAAGCACCGACATAAAAGATGCGATGTGTGGCTTTAGAATTTATCCTCTAAAAGAGCTTGAGAGTGCGATCTCTCAAAGCAAATCAAATAGGATGGAATTTGACATGGAAATCCTTGTAAATGCTGTGAGAGCAGGTGTTGGATTAAGATGGATACCGCTAAAAGTAAGATATGAAAAAGGTGGAATTTCTCACTTTAAAATGCTAAAAGATAACGTATTAATAAGCCTTATGCATGCTAAATATTTTTTTAGTTTGGTTCCATTTTTGCTGAGCAAAGTCTTTAGGGGACAAAAATACGTATGGTGGCAAAAAGGCGAAAGATCAAATGAATTTTTCTTAAGGGTGAGTTTATTTTTAACCAAGAATTTGCCTATTTTTCTTATAAAACCTATCGTTATGATCGTCGTTTGTTTTTATTATATTTTTTCAAAAATAGAGAGAAAAAATATAAGAGAATTTTTGCAAAACGTAGAGAAATTTAGTGGTAAAAAGCCGGCTACTGGTGTTTTTAGAAATTTTTATGAATTTGGTATTGCGATCTGCGATAAATTTCGTATTTGGCAAAATGGTGTGCTCGAAAATGAGCTAGATATTGACGAACTCATGTGGATAAAAGAAGAGTTTGAGGCATCAAAGCGTGGCAGAATTTTGCTAACAAGCCATCTAGGGAATGTAGAAATTTGCAAGACACTTTCGCTTCGATCGCCAAGTTTTCGCATGATCATCTTGGTTTATAGCAAGGGAAATGAAAATTTTTATAAAATTTTAGAGCAGATAAGTAAGGGACAGATTAGATTAATAAGCGTAGAAAATCTCGATGCAGCAGCTATGCTTGAGCTAAAAGAGGCGGTAGAAAGTGGCGTAAATATCGGCATAATGGGCGATAGAACTCCGGTAAATGGCGATAAATTTGTTGAGGTTAGTTTTCTTGGCAAGATGGCTAAATTTAACTATGGCCCATACTTGCTAGCTGGTATTTTGGGTGTAAAAATGAGCACGCTTTGGTGCGTGAAAAATGGCGATAAATTTAGCATCGAGCTAAGCGACATCGCAGATGAGATAAAACTAGGTCGCGACCGCAAGGCAGGCGTCATGCCATACGTGCAAATCTATGTAAGACAGCTCGAAGATCACGCTTGCAAGAACCCATCGCAGTGGTTTAATTTTTTTGATTTTTGGAGATAA
- a CDS encoding acyl-CoA thioesterase → MKISHVSTFKVAFFDVDSMEVMWHGNYVKYLEMARCELLDKLGYNYIAMKKDGYAFPIVKLDVKYVRPAFFNDVIKVTTTLSECETFLKFHYLIENEKGEKLSEANTAQAVIEMKSLQTCFEMPEALIKAIEAYTKKEIL, encoded by the coding sequence TTGAAAATTTCACACGTTAGCACATTTAAAGTGGCGTTTTTTGACGTCGATAGCATGGAGGTGATGTGGCATGGAAACTATGTCAAGTACCTAGAAATGGCACGCTGCGAACTACTTGACAAGCTTGGATACAACTACATAGCTATGAAAAAAGATGGTTACGCCTTTCCTATCGTAAAACTTGACGTAAAATACGTGCGACCAGCCTTTTTTAACGACGTCATAAAGGTCACGACGACGCTTAGCGAGTGCGAAACATTTTTAAAATTTCACTATCTTATAGAAAATGAAAAGGGCGAAAAGCTAAGCGAGGCAAATACTGCCCAAGCTGTCATCGAGATGAAGAGCTTGCAAACTTGCTTTGAGATGCCAGAAGCGCTAATAAAGGCGATTGAAGCTTACACGAAAAAGGAAATTTTATGA
- a CDS encoding LolA family protein has product MKKIALFLAIFISCFGYELGELKNIVKTDGVSGNFTQTKSLAGFNKSIKSSGEFRLEKGGLYWDTLEPAVSKVFINKDGIFKNENGKLEKTSANFDEKLFLAIISLDENELRKEFDIKTSGSLKEWSIELNPKNLLFKQIFKSIKISGDDVVKKIELDEVSGDKTINEFSLK; this is encoded by the coding sequence ATGAAAAAAATAGCTCTTTTTTTAGCCATTTTTATATCTTGCTTTGGCTATGAGCTGGGTGAACTTAAAAATATAGTAAAAACAGATGGCGTAAGCGGAAATTTCACGCAAACTAAGAGCCTGGCTGGCTTTAACAAAAGCATAAAAAGCTCTGGTGAGTTTAGGCTTGAAAAGGGCGGACTTTACTGGGACACGCTAGAGCCAGCCGTCTCAAAGGTTTTTATAAATAAAGACGGCATTTTCAAAAACGAAAATGGCAAGCTTGAAAAGACGAGCGCAAATTTTGACGAAAAGCTATTTCTTGCTATCATCAGCCTCGATGAAAACGAGCTTAGGAAAGAATTTGATATAAAAACAAGCGGCAGCCTAAAAGAGTGGAGTATAGAGCTAAACCCTAAAAATTTACTCTTTAAACAAATTTTTAAAAGCATAAAGATAAGTGGCGACGATGTGGTAAAAAAGATCGAGCTTGACGAGGTAAGCGGAGATAAAACAATAAATGAGTTTAGTCTAAAATGA
- a CDS encoding CinA family protein: MRQSILIIGEDLEINREFLNYIFQSYEDHFGELGVVSFAPKNSKELPFIIENLSKDYDFVSIFGSDENFAIAAKIVATLTGGSLELKDSTTLVLKDSLDYSKNSFLASLNNAQINLIKANPNEELGEFLTDYEPDFSYFHLIDIDADSAKILMLPLAKTYEVDITLAQILPNLILVRAKSNKFGQIESFLQGVKTLFSQKFIPQKDVIEFVAKKLMQKGLKISFAESCTAGLAAAKFARYGGISASFDGSLVTYANHIKHEWLGVEDEILDTYGAVSEPCVKAMVKGTLSTTNADFVLAISGIAGPGGGTASKPVGTVYVAAGDKDGNIEIERLLLKGDRNYIREQSVLSAYLCLLRLKSEIFFA; the protein is encoded by the coding sequence ATGAGACAAAGTATCTTGATAATAGGCGAAGATCTTGAGATAAATAGAGAATTTCTAAACTACATTTTTCAAAGTTACGAGGATCATTTTGGCGAGCTTGGAGTGGTCAGTTTTGCTCCAAAAAATAGCAAAGAGCTGCCTTTTATCATCGAAAATTTATCAAAAGATTACGACTTTGTAAGCATTTTTGGCTCGGATGAAAATTTTGCCATCGCCGCAAAGATCGTAGCGACGCTAACTGGGGGCTCACTTGAGCTAAAAGATAGCACGACACTTGTGCTTAAAGATAGCTTAGACTACTCAAAAAATAGCTTTTTAGCCAGCCTAAATAACGCCCAGATAAATCTCATAAAAGCTAATCCAAATGAAGAGCTAGGCGAGTTTCTAACCGACTATGAGCCTGATTTTAGTTACTTTCATCTAATAGACATCGACGCAGATAGCGCGAAGATCCTTATGCTGCCACTTGCTAAAACTTACGAGGTCGATATAACCCTTGCGCAGATCCTGCCAAATTTGATACTAGTAAGGGCAAAAAGTAATAAATTTGGTCAGATCGAGAGCTTTTTACAAGGGGTAAAAACGCTATTCTCGCAAAAATTTATCCCACAAAAAGATGTGATAGAATTTGTGGCAAAGAAGCTCATGCAAAAGGGGCTTAAAATTTCATTTGCTGAGTCTTGCACAGCTGGGCTTGCGGCGGCTAAATTTGCAAGGTATGGCGGCATCTCAGCTAGCTTTGATGGCTCACTAGTAACCTACGCAAATCACATAAAGCACGAGTGGCTGGGCGTTGAGGATGAAATTTTAGATACTTACGGAGCCGTGAGCGAGCCTTGCGTAAAAGCGATGGTAAAAGGTACGCTAAGCACGACAAATGCGGACTTTGTGCTTGCGATTAGCGGTATCGCTGGACCAGGTGGTGGCACAGCCAGCAAGCCAGTTGGCACGGTCTACGTCGCAGCCGGAGATAAAGACGGTAACATCGAGATTGAGAGACTTCTTTTAAAAGGAGATCGCAACTACATTAGAGAGCAAAGCGTGCTAAGTGCGTATCTATGCCTACTTCGCTTAAAAAGTGAGATATTTTTTGCTTAA
- the ileS gene encoding isoleucine--tRNA ligase, which translates to MDYKETLLLPETNFPMRGNLPQNEPQRLKSWYEERKVYEKMKKNRQKAVKNFNIHDGPPYANGHLHIGHALNKILKDIITKTHYFYGENVRYVPGWDCHGLPIEQQVEVKLGDKKKELSKVEIRELCRQHAREFIDIQRNEFKSLGIIGDFENPYMTMKFEFEADIYKALCEIAKKGLLIERSKPVYWSWAARSALAEAEVEYEEKEDYSIYVAFELDGDALEKLGVKEASAVIWTTTPWTLPANQAISLKPDEIYVLTAENLIFAKPLLESVVQSGLSKGEIKKEFKSSLLENTHAINPLNGRKSRFLLGDHVMMDGGTGLVHTAPGHGEDDYYICLKYGFSEILMPVDDGGCYDESLKHHGLFRSDVVDEFVGMHIFKANEKILELLGKSLLSVSKFRHSYPFCWRTHKPVIYRATKQWFIAMDEAKLGGRTLRQTALKELEKVKFYPSVGIKRIGSMIENRPDWCISRQRDWGVPIAFFRDKATKEVIFDSEILDHIVAIFKEKGADAWWALSIDELLPKGSKYKAENLEKVMDILDVWFDSGSTWHAVLQSDNYDAGKYPSSMYLEGSDQHRGWFQSSLLVSTAINSHAPYESILTHGFTVDAKGEKMSKSKGNVIAPQDVAKTHGVEILRLWVGMSDYSSDLKISEDILKQISEQYRKIRNTIRFLLANVNDLESLNTEFNILDKWILARAKKVFDEASACFRNYDFSKGFNILLNFLSADLSGVYLDVCKDRLYCDAKDAPRRRSAQSAMAIITKALLPLIAPTLTYTVDEVMDYAPKIIKGETKDAFDLVYEPIKFDLSFEDELLFASREKFNEIVDVLKKDKKIKSTLELSLETTNHNITSYDEREVADLYMVSSVRAYDDSEPLAEFELEGDKFKIIASNLHKCPRCWKFNASKEDALCPRCEEVISAK; encoded by the coding sequence ATGGACTACAAAGAGACACTTTTACTCCCAGAGACAAATTTCCCGATGCGCGGAAATCTCCCACAAAATGAACCACAAAGACTAAAATCATGGTACGAAGAGCGCAAGGTTTATGAAAAAATGAAGAAAAATCGCCAAAAAGCGGTTAAAAACTTCAACATCCACGACGGCCCTCCGTATGCGAACGGCCACCTTCACATCGGCCACGCGTTAAATAAAATTTTAAAAGATATCATCACAAAAACGCACTATTTTTACGGCGAAAACGTCCGCTACGTGCCAGGCTGGGACTGTCATGGCTTGCCTATCGAGCAGCAAGTTGAAGTAAAGCTTGGCGATAAGAAAAAAGAGCTTAGCAAGGTCGAGATCAGGGAGCTTTGCAGACAGCACGCGAGAGAATTTATAGATATCCAGCGAAATGAATTTAAAAGCCTTGGCATCATCGGTGACTTTGAAAATCCATACATGACGATGAAATTTGAGTTTGAGGCCGACATCTACAAAGCACTTTGCGAGATCGCTAAAAAGGGGCTTTTGATAGAAAGAAGCAAACCAGTTTATTGGAGCTGGGCGGCTAGATCGGCGTTAGCTGAAGCTGAAGTCGAGTATGAGGAGAAAGAGGACTACTCTATTTACGTAGCATTTGAGCTTGATGGCGACGCGCTAGAAAAGCTTGGCGTAAAAGAGGCAAGCGCTGTCATCTGGACAACTACGCCTTGGACACTTCCAGCAAATCAAGCCATAAGTCTAAAACCAGATGAAATTTATGTGCTAACGGCTGAAAATTTGATCTTTGCAAAGCCACTACTTGAAAGCGTTGTACAAAGCGGCCTAAGCAAGGGTGAGATCAAAAAAGAGTTTAAATCAAGCCTGCTTGAAAACACTCACGCGATAAATCCGCTAAACGGCAGAAAGTCGCGATTTTTACTAGGCGATCACGTCATGATGGATGGTGGTACTGGACTTGTTCATACAGCTCCAGGACACGGCGAGGACGACTATTACATATGTTTGAAATATGGTTTTAGCGAAATTTTGATGCCGGTTGATGATGGTGGCTGCTACGATGAGAGCCTAAAGCATCACGGACTATTTAGAAGCGACGTGGTTGACGAGTTTGTCGGCATGCACATCTTTAAAGCAAATGAGAAAATTTTAGAGCTACTTGGCAAAAGCTTGCTTAGCGTATCTAAATTTAGACACTCTTATCCATTTTGTTGGAGAACGCACAAGCCTGTCATTTATAGAGCCACAAAGCAGTGGTTTATAGCTATGGATGAGGCTAAACTTGGTGGCAGAACGCTTAGACAAACAGCGCTAAAAGAGCTTGAAAAGGTTAAATTTTATCCAAGCGTAGGCATAAAAAGAATAGGCTCGATGATAGAAAATCGCCCAGACTGGTGTATCTCTCGTCAGCGTGACTGGGGCGTGCCGATCGCGTTTTTTAGAGACAAAGCGACAAAAGAAGTTATATTTGATAGTGAAATTTTAGACCACATCGTTGCTATCTTTAAAGAAAAAGGCGCTGATGCGTGGTGGGCGCTAAGTATAGACGAGCTTTTACCAAAGGGCTCAAAATACAAGGCTGAAAATTTAGAAAAAGTGATGGACATTCTTGACGTTTGGTTTGATAGCGGCTCGACATGGCATGCGGTCTTGCAAAGCGACAACTACGACGCTGGCAAATACCCTTCAAGCATGTATCTAGAGGGCTCAGATCAGCACCGCGGCTGGTTTCAAAGCTCGCTTCTAGTAAGCACAGCTATAAATTCTCACGCACCTTACGAGAGCATCCTAACTCACGGCTTTACTGTCGATGCTAAGGGCGAGAAGATGAGCAAGAGCAAGGGCAACGTCATAGCTCCACAAGACGTTGCTAAGACTCACGGCGTGGAAATTTTACGGCTTTGGGTTGGCATGAGTGATTATTCAAGCGACCTAAAGATAAGCGAAGATATATTAAAGCAAATCAGCGAGCAGTACCGCAAAATCCGCAACACTATCCGCTTTTTACTAGCAAACGTAAATGATCTTGAGAGCCTAAATACAGAGTTTAACATCCTTGATAAGTGGATATTGGCGCGCGCTAAAAAGGTTTTCGACGAGGCGAGCGCTTGCTTTAGAAATTATGACTTTTCAAAGGGCTTTAACATCCTTTTAAATTTCCTATCAGCCGATCTTAGCGGCGTCTATCTTGACGTTTGCAAAGATAGACTTTACTGCGACGCAAAAGACGCACCGAGAAGAAGATCAGCTCAAAGCGCGATGGCGATCATCACAAAGGCGCTTTTGCCACTCATCGCTCCAACGCTTACTTACACCGTTGATGAGGTGATGGACTATGCTCCAAAGATCATCAAGGGCGAGACAAAAGACGCGTTTGATCTAGTCTATGAGCCAATCAAATTCGACCTTAGCTTTGAAGATGAGCTACTTTTTGCCAGTAGGGAGAAATTTAACGAGATCGTGGACGTTCTTAAGAAGGACAAAAAGATAAAATCAACCCTAGAGCTAAGTCTAGAGACCACAAACCACAACATCACAAGCTACGACGAGCGCGAAGTGGCCGATCTTTACATGGTAAGCTCGGTTAGAGCTTATGATGATAGCGAGCCACTAGCCGAGTTTGAGCTTGAGGGTGATAAATTTAAGATCATAGCAAGCAACCTTCACAAATGCCCAAGATGCTGGAAATTTAACGCTAGCAAAGAAGATGCGCTATGTCCAAGATGTGAAGAGGTCATAAGTGCTAAGTGA